A genomic region of Miscanthus floridulus cultivar M001 chromosome 3, ASM1932011v1, whole genome shotgun sequence contains the following coding sequences:
- the LOC136542875 gene encoding uncharacterized protein produces MAGRPPPPSPTYFQAFPSLPYPSSWAQRAGAAGPAAAAAGGLLAAGADGPAATAAAAGAGAGGPAAAPGAGAGAGSLAAAAAAAAAGAGASAGSPAAAAAAAGAGENLEPFFFPAPPPLPPPAPLQTAGANSALAAALVAAAADSQARVRAAALSLERERDAVDALARQIAEAEQLLVLPTSYDTAATSSGSTGHRASHTAVIWHDPADPHVAQLHYQAGGVQNIRLLVPVVLEPESPSYARWRDLVLLTLRRYALDDHVLVDASVAAQNPSWLRLDSVVLSWILGTISLDLHDLVRNSADARRAWLALEGQFLGNAEARALCLDASFRTFVQGDLSVGEFCRRMKSMANSLGDLGWPVEDRILVLNVLRGLSDRYAHLRTWITRQRPFPSFLQVRDDLVMEELTQGVQPGSTSAPGSSSSSTALAATPPARLFAPPPSSLLGSPPPGPSGGGGAVAAAIAAEGDVGAAGATKHRSLPGATSRPRLHGLHPSPLSTTRGRGASPCGPSRLQAESLAHQRPCSLELLRGFTPRLRGLHLPAHLCG; encoded by the coding sequence atggctggccgccctccccctccctcccccacCTACTTCCAGgccttcccctcccttccctaccCCTCCTCCTGGGCCCAGCGCGCGGGCGCGGCcggcccggccgccgccgccgccggcggcctcCTTGCCGCAGGCGCGGATGGCCCGgccgccactgctgctgctgcgggcgcAGGCGCGGGTGGCCCGGCCGCTGccccgggcgcgggcgcgggcgcgggcagcctggccgctgccgccgccgccgctgctgcaggGGCGGGCGCGAGCGCAGGCAgccccgccgctgccgctgccgctgcgggCGCGGGGGAGAACCTGGAGCCTTTCTTCttccctgctcctcctcctctgccgcccCCTGCCCCTCTCCAGACGGCAGGGGCCAACTCCGCTCTCGCCGCCGCCCTCGTGGCTGCTGCTGCGGACAGCCAGGCCCGGGTGCGGGCGGCCGCCCTCTCTTTGGAGCGCGAGCGCGACGCGGTTGATGCCCTGGCCCGCCAGATCGCTGAGGCGGAGCAGCTCCTCGTCCTCCCTACCTCCTACGACACCGCGGCCACCTCCTCAGGCTCGACGGGTCACCGCGCGTCTCACACCGCGGTCATCTGGCACGACCCGGCCGACCCGCACGTGGCTCAGCTCCACTACCAGGCCGGGGGTGTCCAGAACATCCGACTCCTCGTCCCGGTCGTCCTTGAGCCTGAGTCGCCCTCTTACGCCCGATGGAGGGACCTGGTCCTCCTCACCCTCCGCCGCTACGCCCTCGACGACCACGTCCTAGTCGACGCCTCGGTCGCGGCCCAGAACCCATCGTGGCTGCGCCTTGACAGCGTCGTCCTCTCCTGGATCCTCGGGACGATCTCCTTGGACCTCCACGACCTCGTCCGCAACTCTGCTGACGCTCGCCGGGCCTGGCTTGCGCTCGAGGGCCAGTTTCTGGGCAATGCAGAAGCCCGGGCCCTGTGTCTCGATGCGAGCTTCCGCACCTTCGTCCAGGGTGACCTCTCCGTTGGCGAGTTCTGCCGGCGCATGAAGAGCATGGCGAACTCCCTCGGCGACCTTGGCTGGCCCGTGGAGGACCGCATTCTGGTCCTCAACGTCCTCCGCGGGCTCAGTGACCGCTACGCCCACCTCCGGACGTGGATCACCCGGCAGAGGCCCTTTCCCTCCTTCCTGCAGGTCCGTGACGACCTTGTCATGGAGGAGCTCACTCAGGGCGTCCAGCCAGGGTCCACCTCCGCGCCAGGGTCCTCGTCTTCCTCGACTGCCCTGGCCGCTACTCCTCCGGCGCGTTTGTTCGCTCCACCGCCGTCGTCGCTTCTTGGTTCTCCTCCCCCCGGGCCGAGCGGGGGTGGGGGGGCCGTGGCGGCCGCCATCGCCGCGGAGGGGGACGTGGGGGCCGCGGGGGCCACCAAACACCGGTCCCTCCCGGGAGCCACCAGTCGCCCGCGACTCCACGGGCTGCACCCTAGCCCTCTTTCCACAACCCGTGGTCGGGGCGCATCTCCATGTGGCCCTTCCCGGCTCCAGGCGGAGAGCCTCGCCCACCAGCGGCCTTGCTCACTGGAGCTCCTCCGGGGTTTCACTCCCCGTCTGCGTGGGCTCCACCTCCCGGCGCATCTTTGTGGGTGA
- the LOC136545251 gene encoding small RNA 2'-O-methyltransferase — translation MAAAAPTPKAVVHQRFGAKARYTVEEVREAVGGCPGLAPQTRSVYRCALDLPGLSVATPGTFLRKKDAEQAAAQIALDKLGIQPTANIPSTPQEAWDELIARISGFFIDENFLSSTHPLVGHLCVTLRRTGDLIGRIPLPAIAACDVKVNTLCKVIDHRAEFDPLLVLSLMYNAAKQSPGVSVSDSNFWIQSEKPYSPEAVELALERWSGTTKPVEVEVILVPHVLEDELKTVRINLRDNEHYMSYVAAELSAIDSSHVLVSRTIGKASSEIRLYFAAPNIHVVSDISKNSLACHGDGDINWQVNKRASYICGQTIYGDALLANIGYTRRDSELHTKDVNLCTYYRILLGKLPDGNCKMSRDSILAAQLPSAYSRFSWKGLSPRDLLCSFCRLQMLPEPQFAVSRVSCDMLMSAVSSEERGAPADSVENQYTNDVRINKETPDLFKCEVNIRSRKQEILLEYSAADTWSKESDAIQNSALKVLIWFNNYFKKLTSKTDKLYLSECTDGVKIHPNIFLREFAMCLSVYGKTGGNDSAMCNAVGPFSMDTQRKHLESTAKLTHIDGPDSGVFPSHGSLTCISYTASLVTKDKAKTYLLESRNEFEFEIGTDAVSNQLESCVTQLSVNQTACFLAELPPRDLIMAAAFEVSHDLSNVSIESCFLEFFVKVLQVTEPLEDRMEKALFSPPLSKQRVEFAVRHINELHATTLVDFGCGSGSLLDSLLEHPTTLEKLVGVDISRKGLTRAAKSLHQKLSKKSMMQTNVPTAVLYDGSITDYDSRLYGFDIGTCLEVIEHVEEDQATLFGNVVLSSFRPTVLIVSTPNYEYNPILQGSAMPNKDDEADESVGPCKFRNHDHKFEWTRAQFQCWATGLAVKHNYSVEFSGVGGSGEEPGYASQIAVFRRMMQGQEAMCLDKDGDQPYEVLWEWPNACEEKIGTDL, via the exons atggcggcggcggcgccgacgcCCAAGGCGGTGGTGCACCAGCGGTTCGGCGCCAAGGCGCGGTACACGGTCGAGGAGGTGCGGGAGGCCGTGGGCGGCTGCCCGGGCCTCGCGCCGCAGACCAGGAGCGTCTACCGCTGCGCGCTCGACCTCCCGGGCCTCTCCGTCGCCACGCCTGGCACCTTCCTCAGGAAGAAGGACGCCGAGCAGGCCGCCGCGCAGATCGCGCTCGACAAG CTTGGTATTCAGCCAACGGCAAATATACCCAGTACACCCCAAGAAGCTTGGGATGAACTGATTGCTCGCATATCTGGTTTTTTCATAGATGAG AACTTCCTATCATCTACCCATCCTCTTGTTGGCCACTTGTGTGTGACTCTCAGGAGAACTGGAGATCTCATTGGGAGGATACCTCTGCCGGCTATTGCTGCATGTGATGTGAAGGTCAATACATTGTGTAAAGTGATTGACCATAGGGCAGAATTTGATCCTCTCTTGGTTTTGTCATTGATGTACAATGCTGCGAAACAATCTCCTGGAGTCTCTGTTAGTGACAGCAACTTCTGGATTCAGAGTGAAAAGCCCTATTCTCCAGAGGCTGTTGAGTTGGCACTTGAGCGTTGGTCTGGTACAACAAAACCTGTAGAAGTAGAAGTGATTCTTGTTCCCCACGTGTTGGAGGATGAACTGAAGACAGTAAGAATTAATCTACGAGATAATGAACATTATATGAGTTATGTTGCAGCAGAGCTCTCAGCAATTGATTCCTCTCATGTTCTTGTATCAAG AACAATTGGAAAAGCATCTTCTGAGATAAGGCTGTATTTTGCAGCCCCAAATATACATGTTGTTTCTGATATATCAAAAAATTCGCTTGCTTGTCATGGAGATGGTGACATCAACTGGCAAGTAAATAAGCGAGCTTCCTATATTTGTGGCCAAACAATTTATGGAGATGCGCTCTTGGCAAATATCGGATACACAAGGAGAGATTCAGAACTTCACACCAAAGATGTCAATCTATGTACCTATTACAG GATACTTCTGGGCAAGTTACCTGATGGAAATTGTAAGATGTCTAGGGACTCGATTCTTGCAGCGCAGCTTCCATCTGCATACTCTCGTTTTAGTTGGAAAGGCCTCTCTCCACGAGATCTCCTTTGCTCATTTTGTCGCCTCCAGATGTTGCCAGAGCCCCAGTTTGCTGTCAGTAGGGTCTCCTGTGATATGTTAATGTCAGCTGTGAGCTCTGAAGAAAGAGGAGCACCAGCAGACAGTGTAGAAAATCAGTACACCAATGATGTCAGGATCAACAAGGAAACCCCAGACCTTTTTAAATGTGAAGTGAACATACGTTCACGGAAGCAAGAGATTTTACTAGAGTATTCTGCAGCTGACACTTGGAGCAAGGAATCTGATGCTATTCAGAATTCTGCATTGAAGGTCTTGATTTGGTTCAATAATTATTTTAAAAAACTAACCTCAAAAACAGACAAGCTATATCTTTCTGAGTGTACTGATGGTGTCAAGATACATCCAAATATTTTTCTGCGAGAGTTTGCAATGTGCCTATCTGTTTATGGCAAGACCGGAGGCAATGATTCAGCAATGTGCAATGCAGTTGGACCATTTTCTATGGATACACAAAGGAAGCACCTTGAAAGTACTGCAAAGTTAACACACATTGACGGTCCGGACTCTGGTGTTTTCCCGTCCCACGGATCGTTGACTTGTATAAGCTATACTGCTTCCCTTGTGACGAAGGATAAAGCAAAAACATATTTGTTGGAGAGCCGCAATGAGTTTGAGTTTGAGATTGGGACGGATGCTGTTAGTAATCAGCTTGAATCATGTGTAACTCAGCTGTCAGTGAATCAAACTGCATGTTTTCTAGCTGAACTGCCTCCTAGGGATTTAATAATGGCTGCAGCTTTTGAGGTCTCACATGACCTCTCCAATGTATCTATCG AGAGCTGCTTCCTGGAGTTCTTTGTAAAGGTTCTGCAGGTAACTGAACCATTAGAAGATAGAATGGAGAAAGCCTTGTTCAGTCCTCCATTATCTAAACAAAGAGTTGAATTTGCTGTACGGCACATCAACGAGCTGCATGCTACCACACTT GTTGATTTTGGCTGTGGATCTGGTAGCCTTCTTGATTCATTGTTAGAGCATCCAACCACGCTAGAAAAGCTTGTCGGTGTTGATATTTCTCGAAAAGGCCTCACACGTGCAGCAAAG AGCCTTCATCAGAAGCTGAGCAAGAAATCAATGATGCAGACAAATGTTCCAACTGCTGTGCTCTATGACGGATCAATAACGGACTATGATTCTCGCTTATATGGGTTTGATATTGGCACTTGTCTTGAG GTGATCGAGCACGTTGAGGAGGACCAAGCGACTTTATTTGGCAATGTCGTCTTGAGCTCATTCCGCCCAACGGTGCTCATTGTTTCCACACCCAACTACGAATACAACCCTATCCTCCAGGGGTCAGCTATGCCCAACAAGGATGACGAGGCAGACGAAAGCGTTGGTCCCTGCAAGTTCCGCAACCACGACCACAAGTTCGAGTGGACCAGGGCACAGTTCCAGTGCTGGGCTACTGGCCTCGCGGTGAAGCATAACTACAGCGTGGAATTCTCTGGCGTCGGCGGCTCAGGTGAGGAACCAGGCTACGCTTCCCAGATCGCTGTTTTCAGAAGAATGATGCAGGGTCAGGAAGCAATGTGCCTGGACAAAGATGGCGATCAACCTTACGAGGTTCTCTGGGAGTGGCCTAACGCGTGTGAGGAGAAGATCGGCACTGACCTGTGA
- the LOC136543341 gene encoding uncharacterized protein: protein MGVDRTNLRLIRAPFHGVVPGKQVVPLGQIDRPITFGDQSNYRTETLTFNMLGFPGIFHAILGRLCYAKFMAVPNYTYLKLKMSGPHGVITVGTSFRHAYECEVKCCGHATAVVVSKELATLRGEVTKEAPDAKKSIGSFKSAEGSKEVLMDPSSSEAKKVRIGTVLSSE from the coding sequence atgggcgtcgaccgaacgaacctccgcctcatccgagcacctttccatggagTCGTGCCTGGCAAACAGGTCGTACCACTAGGACAGATCGATCggcccatcacttttggggatcagtccaattacaggaccgagaccctcaccttcaacaTGTTAGGGTTCCCCGGaatcttccacgccatcctaggacgtctatgctacgcaaagttcatggccgtccccaactatacatacctcaagctgaagatgtcaggtccccatggggtcatcaccgtcggcacctccttccgccacgcttacgagtgcgaagtcaaaTGCTGTGGCCATGCCACAGCAGTCGTCGTCTCCAAAGAGCTTGCCACCCTCAGGggggaggtcaccaaagaagcgccCGACGCGAAGAAATCAATCGGGTCATTcaaatcggcagagggctccaaggaggtcctcatggaTCCCAGTAGCTCTGAGGCTAAaaaggtacgcattggtaccgtgctctcctccgaatag